TTGTTTTTGCTGCATTTAAGGAGAAAGCCCTCGGCCCGCGCCTCGAACCGGAAGCTGTTTTTGCTGTGTTACTGTAGCGGTATTTTGGCGCTGAGTTATTCTTTTACCCTGCTGGGCAACACCGCCGAGCTGGGTACCGGCGCGAGTGTTATGATGATGCTGCATATTATTGCTTCGGCCTGGTGGCTCGGGGCCTTATATCCCTTGCTGATTTGTTACCAGCTGCTTAACCTGCCCAGCCTATATAAGGTTATGCGGTTTTTTGGCCAGCTGACCATGATAATGGTGCCTTTGCTGCTGCTTGGCGGCGGGATATTGCTCAGCCAGGTGCTGGCCAGCCCGGAAGACCTGTTTACCACGACTTACGGGCAAATCATGTTATTGAAATTAACCACAGTCACTACGGTGTTTATGCTGGTGGTAGTGCATAAGCATAAATATAAGCACAGCCTGGTGCCTGTGTTAAATCAGGTGCAGGTGCTGACCCTGAAGAAAAACTCCATTATCAGCGAGCTGTTCCTGGCGGATATTATTTTGGTGATCACGGCGGTATTATCCAGCATTCTCGGACCTGTGGTGCTCCCCTAAAAGTTTCCCCGGCG
This genomic window from Thalassomonas viridans contains:
- a CDS encoding CopD family protein, with translation MALSIWDVADIMSRWLIYMGVAAAIGGPFIAALVRAGANIQAIIRYIRLCLYLGISAAAVNFFIGVGAAAQTGFFGMFDGESLSRLWQGAPGDALVWRLFGFAAIAALFLLHLRRKPSARASNRKLFLLCYCSGILALSYSFTLLGNTAELGTGASVMMMLHIIASAWWLGALYPLLICYQLLNLPSLYKVMRFFGQLTMIMVPLLLLGGGILLSQVLASPEDLFTTTYGQIMLLKLTTVTTVFMLVVVHKHKYKHSLVPVLNQVQVLTLKKNSIISELFLADIILVITAVLSSILGPVVLP